The genomic stretch CTCTTCACCGTCACTCATTAGAAACTCATCGTGGATTAGGTTCTCCTCTTCCATCTCCTGATCGTTAGATTTATCACTTTGTACTCCAAAACCTGTTTTTTTCTCTTCTTCTTGTATAACCGTCTCCTGCTGATCAATAGGCGTTTTTTCTACTGATGCTAACGCTTCGTTCATTTGAGGAGATTCTTGATCACTGTGCGCGTTTTCTAAGAGAGAGACCGTACTCTCCTCTTCAGTTAAAGAAAAAGGCACTGGTTCTTGGATAAGTTTGTCGATCACATCACTTTTGTCAAGAGACGTATATCGCGGATTAGGCTTCGACTTCTTGGCTGCATCCTCCATTTTTTCAGCAACGGGGCGTTTACTAAACCCATAAATTGGCGAAGGAATTTCGGATGGTTTAAAATTGACGCCCGAAAATTTCTTATTAGCTACTGGCTCCGCTTTATCCGAAACACCATCTCTCACTACTTTCCTTGCATTACCTTCTTTTTTGGACGGGGCTAACTTCTCATTCTTTTTTTCTGGCCTAGTCCTATTTGAGATCCCCTGCTCTTTTTTCGGATAATTCGACTCTTTTCTATCCTCTTTTTTTGTTTGGTTATTTGACTGATCAGGAATTAATGGAAAACGGAAATTTCCCTCTCTCGGATATTGATGAACAATTCTAGCTTCATTTTTTCGATTCGCACTCTCCATCCGCCCGATGGAATGTTTTCGATCCGTACGTTCTTTTAAAGATTTCGTTTCTTTTACCTCAGTATCTCTTCGTCCAGTCTCCTCTTCCTCTTCAATATCAAATAGTTTACTCCATACTTTCTTAAACCAATTATTATCCAATTACAATCACCTTTTCTAATTAAGCCCTTTTAGATCGCGCTATTCTTCTATTTTATCGGAAAATCCCCTATCATTGTAAGGCTGTTTCTAAAATCTTTCGTAAAAAAAAGTGGTTCTTCGTCTAAAACTGTAAAAATAAGTTCAATATACCCTATACCCGATTTAGGCGAAAGAAAAAACCTACTAGAAAATTTTCTAGTAGGCTTTGAATGCAGAACCAACTTCATAATCGTCTGGAAGGATAAGAATCCCTTTTTCTTTCGGAGCATCTGGCAAATCAAGCTCTTTAGCAGAACAAATCATACCAGTTGATTCAATTCCACGTAAACTCGCATCTTTAATAATCATACCTGATGGCATCACAGCGCCAACTTTCGCTACAACGACCTTTTGGCCATGATCAACATTTGGAGCACCACAAACAATTTGAAGTTTCTCTTCTCCAACATTCACCTGACAAATATTCAATTTATCGGCATTTGGGTGTTTTTCCATTTCTTCTACATAGCCAACTACAAATTTAGGAGAAGGATCAAAGACGAGTTCATCTTGAAAACCACTCTCTTTAATGGCATGATTGACTGCTGTTACAAGCTCTTCACTTTCGTCTACAACACCATTGCTTGATAGCTCATGAATGGAAGAAAGATGAAAAATATTATAGCCTATTGTCTGGTTTGTTTCTTTACTATAGATTCGGGCTACATTGTCTTTACGCTCAACAGCCTTATCTTCTCTTTCCGTACTGCCTAAAGTAACAATTAAAGTATCTCCAACGCCTTCTTTATTGTAAAACATATTCATTATCCTGTACTCCTTTTTCAACAGTGATTATTTTTTAGGTTTGTTTTTAGCCATAATAAAGATTGGTTCTAACTTTCCATCTTCATACATGAACGGTAGACCAGTTACGGGAACTAGTCCACTTGAAAAGAAGTGCATGGTTAACTGAGCAAGAGCATCGTATCCGCGTTCATTCTCAATATCGGCAAATACTAAAACATCCTGATGAGGAACGGCTACAGCCAATTCACCCATCGCTTTTTTAGCCATTCGTTCGAGTAAAGTATCATTTAAGATCCGACTTGCATCGTAGCCATCGTTCGTATTCAAGAAGTAGAACGTATTACCGGCGACTGTATCTGATTTCACTTCTGTCGATAACCCTCTTAAATTAAACAACGAAACCTCGTGCAATGCTTCCTTTGTCCAACCTTCTTTCTCTAGCCATTCTTGATCAATGAGTCGATAGGAGTTCCCGAGATCAAGCGCATAATAAATCCGCGTTTCAGCAGTATGCTCTTCAAATACAAACGGAACCCCGCCTTCTGTCTCAGAAGCAAATGAACCAGAGCGAATAACTGGAAAGATTTGATTTTCCTTACCTGTTAATTCGTGCTTTTCTTTCATTACCTTGAGCGTCTCATCAACGTGATGGACCACTTCTTCAAGAACCTTCTCGCCACGTTCTTCATACTTAGCAGCGAGTCCTTTAAGTCCAAGACTCATTCCTTTTCCTGTGGAACGGTCTTCTACTCTTAGTTTTTCTTCTTTTTGATTGTATGTAAGCTCACGATCTTCTTGCTGAAGCCGTTTTTCGAGCAATTTTTTCAGATCTTTTGGTTCCATATTTTCACCACCCTATACGAAGATGTCACCTTATCATACCATGAAACGAACGAATTAAAAAACAAAGCTATGCGACGCATAGCTTTGTTCCATGGATCGTCCGTTACTTTACACTTGTAAGAAATTCTTCTATTTCTTCTTTACTTTTTCGCATCTTACTTACAAAGCGTCCAGTTTCTTCTCCATCTTTAAATGCAACAAAGCTCGGAATACCAAAGATGTCCATTTCCTGACATAGCTCAATATGATCGTCACGATCAACGTAATAAAAATCCATCTCGCTATATTCTTTTTCTAGCTCTGGTAGAAATGGTTCAATCACTCGGCAATCCGGGCACCAGTCTGCAGAAAAAAGAAGTACCGATTTCCCTTCTTTAATTGCTACTAAATATTCTTCATGTTTTTCAAATTTCTTCATGATGAACCTCCCTGTTTCAATCTGTTTGTATCTTCATATCTCCAGGACGAATAAGTCCTTTTTGCCTCATTACTTCGGATATTAACAGACTTATTATTGCTGGTCCAACAAAATGCAACATAACAATCGCTAGCCAAATTTCGCCACCAGTCCCCATCACGTTAAACGTCATAATTTGTCCAACGAAACCACTTGTTCCCATTCCAGCACCGGAAGAATTATTTAACAAAGAAAGCCAACCACTTCCAATTGGAGCAAGGATGGCGCCAGCTACCGTTGGCGGAAGCAAAATCCACGGATTTCGAACAATATTTGCAACCTGTAGCATTGAAGTACCAATTCCTTGGGCAATTAAACCTCCTACCCCGTTTTCTCGATAGCTACTTACTGCAAAGCCGACCATCTGAGCGGCACACCCAATTGTCGCTGCACCGGCTGCAATTCCCTCTAACCCTAGCATGATGGCAATTGCAGCACTA from Bacillus sp. Cs-700 encodes the following:
- a CDS encoding thioredoxin family protein; this encodes MKKFEKHEEYLVAIKEGKSVLLFSADWCPDCRVIEPFLPELEKEYSEMDFYYVDRDDHIELCQEMDIFGIPSFVAFKDGEETGRFVSKMRKSKEEIEEFLTSVK
- the ytpR gene encoding YtpR family tRNA-binding protein; this translates as MNMFYNKEGVGDTLIVTLGSTEREDKAVERKDNVARIYSKETNQTIGYNIFHLSSIHELSSNGVVDESEELVTAVNHAIKESGFQDELVFDPSPKFVVGYVEEMEKHPNADKLNICQVNVGEEKLQIVCGAPNVDHGQKVVVAKVGAVMPSGMIIKDASLRGIESTGMICSAKELDLPDAPKEKGILILPDDYEVGSAFKAY
- a CDS encoding DUF1444 domain-containing protein, whose translation is MEPKDLKKLLEKRLQQEDRELTYNQKEEKLRVEDRSTGKGMSLGLKGLAAKYEERGEKVLEEVVHHVDETLKVMKEKHELTGKENQIFPVIRSGSFASETEGGVPFVFEEHTAETRIYYALDLGNSYRLIDQEWLEKEGWTKEALHEVSLFNLRGLSTEVKSDTVAGNTFYFLNTNDGYDASRILNDTLLERMAKKAMGELAVAVPHQDVLVFADIENERGYDALAQLTMHFFSSGLVPVTGLPFMYEDGKLEPIFIMAKNKPKK